GGCGCGTggatccagcagcagcatccgccCCAGTCCGCGCCCCCCAAGCAACAGTTCTACCCGATCAGCTTGCTTCACGACACAGGTAGCCTGACACTGGAGACCCGTCGATCCTCCCCACAGCGGCGGGCGGGCCTCCTCTATACCCAGCTGTACTCCAGCGTCAAGGAGGTCTTTGCAGCCGGGGATGTGTACCCATTTTCCAACCCCTCCCTGGAGacgttggcgctggatcccCAACTGCACAAAACCTGGCAGCATGTTGGCGGGGGTCTGAGCCATGACCCGGTTGCGTTAGTGCGGGCGTATCTGAACATGAAGCAGCGGTGCCATGCAGCCCTGCAGGGTTCCTATATGAAGGTCTTTGGCCTTCGCGAAGAACACCGGGTGTCACTCCCCCTCTACCATGCGATTGACCGGGAATTCCGAGCgcgtcatctccatcagtcCCGCCTCCCTGGTGTTTTGTCCGGGCGGGAGCCATTCTACTCCctgccaacctcgaccctcctcttctggatCTACTGGAATATCAATAAATTCTGTGTCGGGTTTGAGATGGTTCATAGCCTGAATGACCGCCATTTTGCTACCTGGGAGCATACtcgggtgatgatgatgttcctGTGCTGCCTGCAGTTCTCCTACGCGGGTGGCCTGGTCCAGCGGGTGTCTGGGTGCTGGCGGGACGTCTGGTTCCGGCCGGATGCGCGACGGCCGGATGGGCTCCGCCGGTGTGAAGGTCTTGGATTTCAGAGGCAGATGAAAGAGTACGGGTACGCCTGGTTTCTGGATAAGCTGAACTGGGATACTATGACCTTCTGCCAGCCATCCGCGCAGTATATGATGTTCAACAGCCCTTCCATGCAGACAGCGTACCGGGCCCGGTATGCCCAGATCCGAGATGTCCGGCTGGACTTCCTCCGGGTGCACCAGGCACACCaatggatggaagaattCAGCTCTGTTTCCCCttgtcttgatctcctccaagACTTCCTGCGACAACTTGCCCTCTGTGTATTTCGAAAAGATGTCTTTTTTCAGGTGAAGCGGTTATTACACCCGGACCATGCGCCCCGTGCTTTAGCAGGAGAGGTTCCCTTGAGCTATGACAGTATCACTGATGTCTTCCTGGAGGGCGCCCAGCCAATCCAGCTGCTAGACCAGCGGCGGGTAGCAGTGAAGAGTATACACTCCCTCATTGCGTGGCTGTGGGAGTGGAAAGATGGCCGCCAGGATTGAAAGGGATGGAAAGACAAGCCCTACCGCATGATCTATCAGCAAAGCTTTGAAGCCATCCATCAAATTCTCGGCAAGGATCAGGCGCGTGCGTGGAAACAGACGCTGAAGACTTCATTCCTTCAAAGCCACTGGCTCCTTCCCTATCCACATGGTCATGGGTTCATGCGCAAGTCCAAGGACACGGGGCAGGAGGTATGGTGGTCTAGCGTGAATTATGGCTTGAATGAACACTACCAGCAATGGTATGGTTGATCCCAGCCTGGAAAGCTCTTACCGGCGGAGTAtattcaacaccatcctaCTACCAGCTGGGGTCACTTCTATCCCGATCACCGGTACATGGAGCGTGGCATGGAACCGGAGATGGATCTTGTTCGGCTTTCTGACGGGGATTTATATGAGAAGTTGGTACAGATTGCCGATCGCTTTTCCCAGAATccttagggttagggttagggttagggtt
This sequence is a window from Aspergillus puulaauensis MK2 DNA, chromosome 6, nearly complete sequence. Protein-coding genes within it:
- a CDS encoding uncharacterized protein (COG:S;~EggNog:ENOG410PW0G); the protein is MIYQQSFEAIHQILGKDQARAWKQTLKTSFLQSHWLLPYPHGHGFMRKSKDTGQEPGKLLPAEYIQHHPTTSWGHFYPDHRYMERGMEPEMDLVRLSDGDLYEKLVQIADRFSQNP